From Candidatus Pedobacter colombiensis, one genomic window encodes:
- a CDS encoding ABC transporter ATP-binding protein, whose amino-acid sequence MNKTPIISIKNLVKNYGTKQVLKGIDLDIYPGQIIGYIGPNGAGKSTTVKILIGLIPDFEGTVTINNIDLQSAPLEIKKIIGYVPENAELYEVLTPMEYLDFVGQLQGMDNAVITERAIKMLRYFNLEANKDQRMDTFSKGMRQKVLLISALIHNPQIIVLDEPLSGLDANAVILVKEIISLLAKEGKTIFYCSHMMDVVEKVSDRIVLINDGTIIANGTFDELQQNQGESLEKIFSKLTNKEHAEHSTSSFLNVFE is encoded by the coding sequence ATGAATAAAACTCCGATTATAAGTATAAAGAATTTAGTAAAGAATTATGGTACAAAACAGGTATTAAAAGGGATTGATCTCGATATTTATCCGGGTCAAATCATTGGGTATATTGGACCGAATGGAGCGGGAAAATCAACCACAGTTAAGATTCTTATCGGACTTATTCCCGACTTTGAGGGGACTGTAACCATTAACAATATAGATTTGCAATCAGCTCCACTTGAAATCAAAAAGATTATTGGCTATGTTCCTGAAAATGCTGAGCTATATGAAGTGTTAACTCCAATGGAATATCTTGACTTTGTTGGACAATTACAAGGAATGGACAATGCTGTTATTACAGAAAGAGCTATAAAGATGCTACGTTATTTTAACCTGGAAGCAAATAAAGACCAGCGTATGGATACTTTTTCAAAAGGTATGCGACAAAAGGTTCTTCTGATATCCGCTTTGATTCACAACCCTCAGATCATTGTCCTTGATGAGCCATTGTCTGGACTTGATGCCAATGCTGTTATTTTGGTTAAAGAGATCATTTCATTATTGGCAAAAGAAGGAAAAACAATATTCTATTGCTCCCATATGATGGACGTTGTAGAGAAGGTTTCTGACAGGATTGTTTTAATCAATGATGGAACTATCATTGCTAACGGTACTTTTGATGAGTTGCAACAAAATCAGGGAGAAAGTCTTGAAAAAATCTTCTCAAAACTTACAAATAAAGAACATGCTGAGCATTCCACTTCTAGCTTTTTAAACGTTTTTGAGTAA
- a CDS encoding phosphatase PAP2 family protein — translation MNINIINNYSKVKLSLFIVPTFFLIAIVVFLYKEDALYADRYVQIQKDCFFFLNSKLSQFPDTLLNLTQLGNEIVVLSILSIFIIYAPKIWECLISASLVSCIISISLKRIFSVPRPSMVFDNNSFVIIGKKLTGYSSLPSGHSITVFTVLTVLLFAFMPQRLKNKILWFIFIIVAGLILVFTRVGVGAHYPLDVIIGGTIGYISGLLGILINEKYKIWTWVNNKKYYPIIIGLFLICGISLVSRILSENLIIFYLSLITLVISLYKTINVYVKK, via the coding sequence ATGAACATAAATATTATTAATAATTATTCAAAAGTCAAATTATCTTTATTTATTGTACCCACATTTTTTTTAATTGCAATTGTTGTATTCCTTTATAAAGAAGACGCTTTATATGCTGATCGATACGTGCAGATTCAAAAGGATTGTTTCTTTTTTCTGAATTCAAAATTATCACAATTTCCAGATACACTATTAAACCTTACGCAGCTTGGAAATGAGATAGTTGTATTGTCCATCCTAAGCATTTTTATTATATATGCTCCTAAAATTTGGGAATGTTTGATATCAGCTTCACTTGTTTCGTGTATAATTTCTATTTCACTTAAAAGAATATTTTCAGTACCAAGGCCTTCTATGGTATTTGATAATAATAGTTTTGTTATCATTGGAAAAAAACTAACCGGATACAGCAGTTTACCTTCTGGACACTCAATTACAGTTTTTACAGTACTTACTGTCCTGTTGTTTGCATTTATGCCTCAGAGGTTAAAAAACAAAATTTTATGGTTTATTTTTATAATCGTTGCAGGATTGATCCTTGTGTTTACAAGGGTAGGTGTAGGAGCACACTATCCGCTTGATGTCATTATAGGCGGAACCATCGGATATATCTCGGGGCTTTTAGGTATTTTAATCAATGAAAAATATAAAATTTGGACATGGGTCAACAATAAAAAATACTATCCAATTATTATTGGACTCTTTCTGATTTGTGGTATTTCCTTGGTAAGTAGAATATTGAGTGAAAATTTGATCATATTCTATTTATCATTAATCACTTTAGTCATTTCTCTATATAAAACTATTAATGTTTATGTTAAAAAATAA
- the eptA gene encoding phosphoethanolamine--lipid A transferase EptA, translated as MLKNNLKITHFALLMSFLNFLFFHFPFYSFVFKNVDYKSLNGIVLIISLIVLMLVLNAFVFYLICFLSRFVGKSLLVIFFIINAIAVYFINTYGVIIDKTMIGNILNTNFSESSSFFSIKLIIYIILFGVLPAIYIIKVKIINVTWKKFAITSSLTLLFVLVLVLANASNWLWIDKNSKVLGALAMPWSYSVNTGLFYIDKHKSNEKEILLPDATIKDSQKSVVVLVIGESARSQNFSLYGYKKNTNPLLSKTPNLFHFDATSCATYTTAGVKCILEHTNTDKLYEILPNYLYRNNVDVIWRTTNWGEPPVHIKEYQNKDALMQNCKGEGCNYDEVLLTGLKDQILGSKKNKILIILHTSTSHGPTYSKKYPPKFEVFKPVCNSVELGNCSQTELINAYDNTIVYTDYILSKVIEDLKQLKEYKSTMIFVSDHGESLGEKNLYMHGVPISIAPKEQYEIPFIVWVSDGSKQVKSNKILSQNYVFHSVLNFLGIQSPIYNEEMNIFK; from the coding sequence ATGTTAAAAAATAATTTGAAAATAACTCATTTTGCTTTGTTAATGAGTTTTCTTAATTTTTTATTCTTTCATTTCCCTTTTTACAGCTTTGTCTTCAAAAATGTTGATTATAAAAGTTTGAATGGTATTGTTCTCATCATTAGTTTAATTGTTCTAATGCTGGTTCTAAATGCATTTGTTTTTTACCTGATTTGTTTTCTGTCGCGGTTTGTTGGGAAATCTTTATTGGTCATATTCTTTATTATTAACGCAATTGCAGTCTACTTTATTAATACTTATGGTGTTATCATAGATAAAACTATGATTGGTAATATACTCAATACCAATTTTTCCGAGTCTAGCAGTTTTTTTTCAATAAAATTAATAATCTACATCATTCTATTTGGTGTCCTTCCTGCCATTTACATCATTAAAGTCAAAATAATAAATGTAACATGGAAGAAATTTGCAATCACCTCCTCGCTTACCTTATTGTTTGTTCTGGTTTTAGTACTTGCTAATGCGAGTAATTGGCTATGGATTGATAAAAATTCAAAAGTATTGGGTGCGCTGGCAATGCCCTGGTCTTATTCCGTAAATACGGGTCTTTTTTATATTGACAAACATAAAAGTAATGAAAAAGAAATTTTGCTGCCAGATGCTACAATAAAAGATAGCCAGAAATCGGTCGTAGTCTTAGTCATAGGAGAGTCTGCCAGAAGCCAAAATTTTTCTTTATATGGCTACAAGAAAAACACGAATCCACTACTTTCCAAAACGCCTAATTTATTTCATTTTGATGCTACTTCTTGTGCTACTTATACTACCGCAGGTGTAAAATGTATTTTAGAACATACAAATACGGATAAGTTGTATGAAATTTTACCCAATTATTTATATAGAAATAATGTAGATGTTATTTGGAGAACCACTAACTGGGGAGAGCCACCAGTTCATATCAAGGAATATCAAAATAAAGATGCTTTAATGCAAAATTGTAAAGGTGAAGGATGTAATTACGATGAGGTTCTTTTGACTGGACTAAAAGACCAGATACTAGGTAGTAAAAAGAATAAAATACTGATCATATTGCATACAAGTACAAGTCATGGACCTACATATAGCAAAAAGTATCCGCCTAAATTTGAGGTTTTTAAGCCTGTATGTAATAGTGTTGAATTGGGGAATTGTTCTCAAACAGAACTAATCAATGCTTACGACAATACGATTGTTTACACAGATTATATTTTATCTAAAGTAATTGAAGATTTAAAACAATTAAAGGAATATAAGAGTACTATGATTTTTGTGTCAGACCATGGCGAATCTTTAGGAGAAAAAAATCTATATATGCATGGGGTACCTATAAGTATTGCTCCTAAAGAACAATATGAGATTCCTTTTATTGTTTGGGTATCTGATGGTTCAAAACAAGTCAAGTCTAATAAAATATTGTCTCAGAACTATGTGTTTCATAGTGTTTTAAATTTTTTAGGCATACAAAGCCCTATTTATAATGAGGAAATGAACATTTTTAAATAA
- a CDS encoding HAMP domain-containing sensor histidine kinase, whose protein sequence is MNLAQSKLMFPNLIKKNWSALIGDELRYSLESRIFNSVSIFATIVASLNAIINFALGLDLYGYLMIPLIAVLFFGYYLSRYKDKLNIAIGIFAIAFNLLCGGTYFASDASNGVNLFTFVVIIFILSTVTPKKQFWIWIPLNFIFLAILLTIEYLHPEMVKTIYVDKQHKLIDTAQTFFEVVILISIITMYMKKNYNREKELAKKSLIALENSNQTKNKLFSIVAHDLNSPLSSIETHLSLLNEIDISSEEKMEIERQLLSSTRQTSEMLQNILSWAKDQMDEIKVNLSPIFIYETLKHTVSLQKSIAQEKEINLIFLADEDLKVIADPDMLQLVVRNLLNNAIKFSLPGGTVVLSISGLNGKCILSIKDDGIGIVKDQQSSIFSLKSNVTYGTNKEKGVGLGLKLTKTYVELQNGKIWLESELNKGTNFFVSLDLSKD, encoded by the coding sequence TTGAATTTAGCTCAATCTAAATTGATGTTCCCAAACCTGATTAAAAAAAATTGGTCTGCATTAATTGGAGATGAATTGCGTTATTCCCTGGAATCCCGCATTTTTAATTCCGTCAGTATTTTTGCAACCATAGTCGCCTCCTTAAATGCCATAATAAATTTTGCTCTTGGCTTAGATTTATATGGTTACCTAATGATTCCTTTAATTGCCGTTCTGTTTTTTGGTTATTATTTGTCGCGATATAAGGACAAATTAAACATAGCTATTGGAATATTTGCCATCGCATTTAACCTACTTTGTGGAGGGACCTATTTTGCATCGGATGCATCCAACGGGGTCAATCTGTTTACATTTGTTGTCATAATTTTCATCCTCAGTACGGTAACCCCAAAAAAGCAATTCTGGATATGGATACCATTAAACTTCATTTTCCTGGCTATCCTTTTAACCATAGAATATTTGCACCCTGAAATGGTAAAAACAATTTATGTTGACAAGCAGCATAAACTTATAGATACAGCACAAACATTTTTTGAAGTTGTAATTTTGATATCCATCATTACGATGTATATGAAAAAAAATTACAATCGGGAGAAAGAGCTGGCAAAAAAAAGCCTTATTGCTTTAGAAAACAGCAACCAAACCAAAAACAAATTATTCTCAATCGTTGCCCATGATCTCAACTCACCACTATCATCTATAGAAACCCACCTTTCTCTACTTAATGAAATCGATATCAGCAGTGAAGAAAAAATGGAAATCGAAAGACAACTACTATCCTCTACCAGACAAACCTCCGAAATGCTTCAGAATATATTGTCATGGGCCAAGGATCAAATGGATGAAATTAAGGTAAACCTAAGTCCAATTTTTATTTATGAAACCTTAAAACATACTGTGAGTTTGCAAAAAAGCATAGCGCAGGAAAAAGAAATCAATCTTATTTTTTTGGCAGACGAAGACCTTAAGGTAATTGCAGATCCTGATATGCTGCAGCTTGTTGTCAGGAACTTATTAAACAATGCCATAAAATTTTCTTTACCGGGCGGAACAGTGGTCCTAAGCATATCTGGTCTGAATGGCAAATGTATCTTATCCATAAAGGATGATGGCATTGGTATTGTAAAGGATCAGCAGTCGTCTATATTTTCTTTAAAGAGTAATGTGACTTATGGAACCAATAAAGAAAAAGGTGTAGGCTTAGGGTTAAAACTAACTAAAACCTATGTAGAACTACAAAATGGAAAAATCTGGCTTGAAAGCGAATTGAACAAAGGAACCAATTTCTTCGTCAGTTTAGATTTAAGTAAGGACTGA
- a CDS encoding ATP-binding protein codes for MIPQNILSQIIQAQSLNIANKDIGLKRDALPLLPNLAAHALIVSGIRRCGKSTLLFQLLNSKYPGALYLNFEDPRLYEFENKDFLRLDDLIREQKLSILMFDEIQIVPEWERYVRQKLDEGYKIVVTGSNASLLSRELGTKLTGRHITKELFPFSYHEFISYQKLKPSSESLINYLAIGGFPEYIKERTDDILNHLFEDILIRDIAVRYSIKDVRTLQRLAQYLISNVGKPVSGNKLKNIFEVGATSTVLEYLSHMEYSYLLHFVPKFSYSLKKQIANPRKVYAIDTGLINVNSGSFTEDNGRKFENLIFLHLRRTYKEIYYFSEKGECDFIAFKNGAFHQAIQVCYELNPDNLDREISGMIEALELFNIEEGTLVTISQKDQFEKNGKIIHVIPAYEYLLK; via the coding sequence ATGATACCCCAAAACATTCTCAGCCAAATCATCCAGGCGCAAAGCCTGAACATAGCTAACAAGGACATAGGGCTAAAACGAGATGCGCTTCCCTTGCTACCAAATTTAGCTGCACATGCCCTAATTGTATCAGGCATAAGGAGATGTGGAAAAAGCACTTTGTTATTTCAATTATTAAACAGTAAATATCCTGGAGCACTGTACCTCAATTTCGAAGACCCCAGGTTATATGAATTTGAAAACAAGGATTTCTTAAGGTTAGATGATTTGATTCGAGAGCAGAAACTTTCAATTTTAATGTTTGATGAAATCCAGATTGTACCAGAATGGGAAAGATATGTGCGGCAAAAATTAGACGAAGGTTATAAGATCGTAGTTACTGGCTCAAATGCATCACTGTTGAGCAGGGAATTAGGAACCAAACTTACGGGGCGACATATTACCAAAGAGTTATTTCCATTTTCTTATCATGAGTTTATCTCTTACCAGAAATTAAAACCTTCATCCGAGTCACTAATTAACTATCTGGCAATTGGTGGCTTTCCTGAATATATAAAAGAAAGAACAGATGATATTTTAAACCATCTTTTTGAAGACATTCTGATCCGTGACATTGCAGTTCGATACAGCATCAAAGACGTCAGAACATTACAACGTTTAGCCCAGTATTTAATCTCAAATGTTGGAAAGCCAGTATCAGGTAATAAACTTAAAAACATTTTTGAAGTAGGTGCTACCAGTACTGTATTGGAATATTTATCACATATGGAATATTCTTATTTACTGCATTTTGTACCCAAGTTTAGTTACTCTTTAAAAAAACAAATTGCAAATCCAAGAAAAGTATATGCAATTGATACTGGCCTTATCAACGTCAATTCGGGATCTTTTACCGAAGACAATGGGCGTAAATTCGAAAATCTAATCTTTTTGCATCTTCGCCGAACTTATAAAGAGATCTATTACTTTTCGGAAAAAGGAGAATGTGATTTTATTGCATTTAAAAATGGGGCTTTTCATCAAGCCATTCAGGTTTGTTATGAATTAAACCCGGATAACCTGGATAGAGAAATCAGTGGCATGATTGAAGCCCTGGAATTATTTAATATTGAGGAAGGAACCTTAGTCACTATTTCACAAAAAGATCAATTTGAAAAAAATGGAAAAATTATTCATGTCATTCCCGCCTATGAATACTTACTGAAGTAG
- a CDS encoding M48 family metalloprotease encodes MQKNVLNVSENFRKMAVKSVLSIILFLFTYLILVIMGIGVIFLCGFVAYYIVTFSASFITGMIALGCIGMGFLIFFFLIKFIFSSSKKVDRSHLVEINEQQQPELFKMLGVIVSEVKTTFPKKVYLSSDVNASVFYDSNFWSMFFPVRKNLQIGLGLMNTVSVIELKAILAHEFGHFSQRSMKVGSYVYNVNKVIYNMLYDNEDYGSLLNGWSNISNYFALFAKGAIMVIQGIQYVLTKVYTVLNLNYMALSREMEFHADAVAASVAGSHPLANSLLRLGLADQSLNIVFNYYDSKITESQKPVDVYPQQYFVLNQMASLEELPIQDGLPVLSIDNYKKFNKTKLVLEDQWSSHPSTEQRVAKLMELNQPIRNANNGIAIDLLTGKEAIQELITNQLLVNVKYGAEPPAMVGIAEFINEYVKIEQENSYPAIFKRYFDERDPYNNFTEEDFEARISDQDLTFEELINQASTADINSLNTATNDKNILEKIYNGALEIDTFDYDGVKYSTTDAYPLITFLEAEIVRYNDILDKRDVNLFRFFLNKAIEQNNLEDFKTHSLSYQLSAKHLQTKRDVYSNLADAIYFFQTTTPFDQIIENMVQVKKMEKPFCEQIKLLLDDPFYQEHIDEEMRTIFEEYISKDLRYYGHEEYLNEEIEILYTVMNSSYSRASMGKEAFYGVHWLLNIVLTYFILYYDIAF; translated from the coding sequence ATGCAAAAAAATGTTCTCAATGTTTCTGAAAATTTCAGAAAAATGGCAGTCAAGTCTGTGCTTTCCATTATACTTTTCTTATTCACTTACTTGATTTTGGTTATTATGGGCATAGGTGTGATATTCCTATGCGGCTTTGTCGCTTATTATATCGTCACATTTAGCGCCTCCTTCATTACAGGAATGATAGCACTTGGCTGCATAGGAATGGGTTTTCTAATCTTCTTTTTCCTTATCAAATTCATCTTTAGCAGCTCAAAGAAAGTAGACAGAAGCCACCTTGTGGAAATTAATGAACAACAGCAACCAGAGTTGTTTAAAATGCTTGGAGTGATTGTAAGTGAAGTAAAAACGACCTTTCCGAAAAAGGTTTACCTATCCTCGGATGTTAATGCATCCGTATTTTATGATTCTAACTTTTGGAGTATGTTTTTCCCTGTCAGGAAGAACCTTCAAATAGGCTTAGGCCTTATGAATACAGTATCAGTTATAGAGCTGAAAGCCATCCTGGCTCACGAATTCGGGCATTTTTCTCAACGCAGCATGAAAGTTGGCAGCTATGTTTATAACGTAAACAAGGTAATTTACAACATGCTTTATGATAATGAAGATTATGGATCACTACTAAATGGTTGGTCTAACATAAGTAATTATTTTGCCTTATTCGCAAAAGGAGCTATAATGGTCATACAAGGTATTCAGTATGTTTTGACAAAAGTTTATACAGTTTTGAATTTAAATTACATGGCACTTTCAAGAGAAATGGAGTTTCATGCTGATGCTGTCGCCGCAAGCGTAGCGGGCTCACACCCCTTAGCCAACTCTCTATTAAGGTTGGGACTTGCTGATCAGTCGTTAAATATTGTTTTCAATTATTACGATAGTAAAATCACAGAGTCACAAAAGCCTGTTGACGTTTATCCTCAACAGTATTTTGTACTTAACCAAATGGCATCATTAGAAGAATTACCAATACAAGACGGTCTGCCAGTCTTGTCGATTGATAATTACAAAAAATTTAACAAAACAAAATTGGTACTGGAGGATCAATGGTCTTCACATCCGAGTACAGAGCAGAGGGTTGCTAAATTAATGGAGTTAAATCAGCCGATAAGAAATGCTAATAATGGAATTGCAATCGATCTACTTACCGGTAAGGAAGCCATTCAGGAGCTAATCACAAACCAACTGCTGGTGAATGTTAAATATGGAGCCGAGCCGCCTGCTATGGTTGGTATTGCAGAATTCATAAATGAATATGTAAAAATCGAGCAGGAAAACTCCTATCCTGCTATCTTTAAAAGATATTTTGATGAACGCGATCCTTATAATAACTTTACAGAGGAAGATTTTGAAGCTCGTATTTCAGATCAGGATTTGACCTTTGAGGAATTAATTAATCAGGCAAGCACTGCTGATATCAATAGCCTGAATACTGCAACGAATGACAAGAACATCCTTGAAAAGATTTATAACGGAGCTTTAGAAATTGACACTTTTGATTACGATGGTGTAAAATATAGTACTACAGATGCCTATCCACTCATTACTTTTTTAGAAGCTGAGATAGTAAGATATAACGACATTTTAGATAAAAGAGATGTTAACCTGTTCAGGTTTTTCCTAAATAAGGCAATCGAGCAGAATAACCTGGAAGATTTTAAAACTCATTCTTTATCTTATCAGTTGAGTGCAAAACATTTACAGACAAAACGGGATGTTTATTCAAATCTAGCCGATGCAATCTATTTTTTTCAAACTACTACCCCCTTCGATCAGATTATCGAAAACATGGTTCAGGTAAAAAAAATGGAAAAACCATTTTGTGAGCAGATTAAATTATTATTGGATGATCCCTTCTATCAGGAGCATATTGATGAAGAAATGCGCACAATATTTGAAGAGTATATATCAAAAGACTTGAGATATTATGGTCATGAGGAATATCTTAATGAGGAAATTGAAATATTATACACAGTAATGAATAGTAGCTACAGCAGGGCTAGTATGGGTAAAGAGGCATTTTATGGGGTTCATTGGTTGTTAAATATTGTCCTTACTTATTTCATCTTGTATTATGACATTGCTTTCTAG
- a CDS encoding 2OG-Fe(II) oxygenase — translation MEDIVKKIAAIDWTATTEAMHTRGYVVVQNLLSDLECEHLKGNFGNTEGYRKTVVMERYRFGLGVYKYFNYPLPDIIQRIREHIYPRLVPIANAWMKALHIETRFPDHLSELLALCAKHDQLKPTALILKYGKGGHNTLHQDLYGDVYFPIQMVLFLNEPDEDYLGGEFVLTQQSPRMQSKAIVLKPKKGDMLIFTTNFRPEKGAKGYYRVNIKHGVSEVHSGERYALGIIFHDALT, via the coding sequence ATGGAAGATATTGTAAAAAAAATAGCAGCAATAGACTGGACAGCTACTACAGAAGCTATGCACACGCGAGGTTATGTGGTTGTCCAGAACCTTTTATCAGATCTGGAATGTGAACATTTAAAAGGAAATTTCGGAAATACTGAGGGTTACAGGAAAACTGTTGTAATGGAACGTTACCGTTTTGGATTAGGCGTATATAAATATTTCAATTATCCTCTACCTGATATCATTCAACGCATTCGTGAGCACATTTATCCTCGTTTAGTACCTATTGCTAATGCCTGGATGAAAGCTCTCCATATTGAAACGAGATTTCCTGATCATTTGTCGGAGCTACTCGCCTTATGTGCTAAGCATGACCAGCTGAAGCCAACTGCTCTTATCCTTAAATATGGAAAAGGTGGACACAATACACTACATCAAGACCTTTATGGGGATGTGTACTTCCCCATACAAATGGTATTGTTTTTAAATGAACCTGATGAAGATTATCTTGGGGGAGAATTTGTACTGACACAGCAAAGCCCAAGAATGCAGTCAAAAGCTATTGTACTTAAACCAAAAAAGGGTGATATGTTGATTTTCACCACAAATTTTCGTCCCGAAAAAGGCGCAAAGGGCTATTACCGTGTAAATATAAAGCATGGCGTAAGCGAGGTGCACAGCGGTGAGCGTTATGCGCTTGGAATTATTTTTCATGACGCATTAACTTAA
- a CDS encoding putative Ig domain-containing protein: protein MMKKQMITTCLLSFGILCLSHNMVKAQGVPDTLKKYILTPAPAQTPRINGTKIFGVRPGSAFLYTIPATGIRPMRFGAQNLPKGLSIDPASGRIRGKIMEPGEYELILSAKNALGEAKRTFRIVVGDKIALTPPMGWNSWNCWGNAVSQEKVMSSAKAMVEKGLVNHGWQYINIDDGWQGLRGGKYNAVQPNTKFPDMKTLADDVHRMGLKIGIYSGPWVGTYAGHIGAYSDNADGTYDWVKQGKHNEFYRFVDPQGKEKHAINYHHGKYSFVKNDVQQWADWGIDYLKYDWNPNDVYHVKEMMDALRSYKRDVVYSLSNSAPYGDAPQWEKMANSWRTTGDIKDTWERMCQLGFNQTKWAPFSGPGHWVDPDMLVVGMVGWGPKLHYTQLTADEQYTHISLWCLLSSPLLIGCDMAQLDDFTISLLSNDEVIDVNQDPLGKFGMVVAQNGETVIYAKPLEDGAMAVGLFNLGKKVEKITVNWKTLGLRGEQKVRDLWRQQDVATSDQEFSSEVNPHGIRFVKIYPGNSRAQATSDK, encoded by the coding sequence ATGATGAAGAAACAAATGATCACCACATGTTTACTTTCTTTCGGAATCTTATGTCTAAGCCACAACATGGTAAAAGCACAGGGTGTTCCGGATACTTTAAAGAAGTACATCCTCACCCCTGCCCCCGCTCAAACTCCTCGAATCAATGGGACTAAAATATTTGGGGTACGTCCCGGTTCTGCATTCCTTTATACTATCCCCGCCACAGGAATTCGTCCGATGCGTTTTGGAGCACAGAATTTACCAAAAGGATTAAGTATAGACCCAGCTTCGGGCCGTATAAGAGGAAAAATCATGGAGCCTGGGGAATATGAGCTTATCCTATCAGCTAAAAATGCCTTGGGAGAAGCAAAGCGGACGTTTCGTATTGTCGTCGGTGATAAAATAGCGCTAACGCCTCCTATGGGTTGGAATAGCTGGAATTGTTGGGGTAATGCGGTAAGCCAGGAAAAGGTAATGAGCTCGGCCAAAGCAATGGTGGAAAAAGGATTGGTTAATCATGGTTGGCAATACATCAATATTGATGATGGATGGCAGGGATTACGGGGAGGAAAGTACAACGCTGTACAACCAAACACCAAATTTCCTGATATGAAGACCCTGGCTGATGATGTACACCGTATGGGATTGAAGATAGGTATTTATTCAGGGCCCTGGGTTGGAACTTATGCAGGTCATATTGGTGCTTATTCGGACAATGCTGATGGTACATACGACTGGGTGAAACAAGGTAAGCATAATGAATTTTATCGTTTTGTTGATCCTCAGGGGAAAGAAAAACATGCCATCAATTATCATCATGGTAAATACTCATTTGTAAAAAATGATGTTCAACAATGGGCTGACTGGGGCATAGATTATTTGAAATACGACTGGAACCCTAATGATGTGTACCATGTTAAAGAGATGATGGATGCTTTGCGCTCTTACAAGCGCGATGTGGTTTATAGCTTATCAAACAGTGCTCCATATGGTGATGCACCACAATGGGAAAAGATGGCCAATAGCTGGAGAACAACAGGTGACATTAAGGATACCTGGGAAAGAATGTGTCAGTTGGGCTTTAATCAAACTAAATGGGCTCCGTTTTCTGGTCCCGGCCATTGGGTAGATCCGGATATGCTGGTTGTAGGCATGGTGGGTTGGGGCCCTAAACTACACTACACACAGCTGACTGCCGATGAACAATATACCCACATCAGTTTATGGTGTTTACTTTCGTCGCCATTGTTAATTGGCTGTGATATGGCTCAACTGGATGATTTTACAATTAGCCTGCTTTCTAATGACGAGGTTATTGATGTGAATCAAGATCCTTTGGGGAAGTTTGGGATGGTGGTAGCTCAGAATGGAGAAACGGTGATTTATGCCAAACCTCTGGAGGATGGCGCCATGGCTGTAGGTCTGTTTAATCTTGGGAAAAAAGTGGAGAAGATAACTGTGAACTGGAAAACCTTAGGATTACGTGGTGAGCAAAAGGTACGTGATTTATGGAGACAGCAGGATGTTGCTACGTCTGATCAGGAATTTTCATCGGAGGTCAACCCGCATGGCATTCGCTTTGTAAAAATATATCCGGGCAATAGCAGAGCCCAAGCAACTTCGGATAAGTAA